ACAATATACAGATCGAGATAGCCATTGTTGTTGAAGTCAGCTGCTGAAGCGGCAGAGCCAAAGCATGGATAATCGCCGCAGCGGCCATCCAGAATTAAACCGGATTCATCGGTGACATCGGTGAAGATTCCGCCATCGTTGCGGAAAAGCTGACCGCCATCGTATGAAGCGATATAGAGATCTTGCCGGCCGTTGTTGTTGTAATCAAAAAAGAGGGCTCCCTGCGTATAGCCTCTGATGTTACTCAACCCGGCCTCCTCTGTAATATCAAGAAATGTACCGTCGCCCATATTTTTGAAGAGGCTGGGGGGCGAGATTGATTCATCGGATGGATCAGCAAAAGAGGGCATGCTGACAAAGAAGATATCTTCAAATCCATCTCCGTCTACATCACCTACAGCTACACCGCCTCCCATTACTTCCAGGTAGGATGGATTTGACCCGTTAACTTTTGCCCGCTTGAATACATTTAAACCGGACTGTGTTGTGATGTCTTCAAATGTGAATACGTCGGAGTCTTCGATTCCACCGGCTTGCAGGAACGTCTCTTCCACAGGAATCCAGGGTTCGTTAAAAACCAGGTTCAAAACAGGTATTTCGTGCGGACCGTAATTATTGACGGCCAGCAAAACCTGGGCGAGCAGAAAAAGCGTGCCAAATACTTTTACTTTTGTTGAAAGCTTGCCGTTGTTATTTACTTGCTCATCCATAGGCGGTCATCAGGTATTCAACGGTTAAACCGGTGGCAACTCCCATCAGGAAAGTGGCTCCCATTAACAAAAGCGGGGCTGTGTGACCCACATCTTTCTTAAGCATAAAGTAGGTAACAATACTTACCGAGGGGGCTGTAACCAGGAGTGCTGCAGCGGGTCCCATTCCCATCCCGATAAACAGGAAGCCCAGGACAAGAGGAATTTCAAAAAGAGTGGGAATTGCAATTAATGTACCGAATGCGGCTAACACAACAATAGCGATAAATCCACTTCCAAGATAGGTTTCAACGGCACCCGGAGGAAGCATAAGGCGGATCATAGCAGCCAGGAACATGGCACCGGTCATGGGAATGAATAATCGGTACGCGATCTCTAAGCTGCTGTTCCACCAGTTTTTTAAGGCCAGTAATCCGGCCTCTGTCCACCCGGGATTATCCTCAATCGTATCCAGAATTGTGCAGCTTTGATTTTCGGCTGCAGCTGCTTGTTTTTCAAGATAATCGGCAGCGGAAAGCTTGCTCCTGCGGTTGCTGAATTGAACGGCAAGTTTTACAATCAGCGGGGTGAAAAGTACTACAAGCAATACCGAAGCTACAATTCGGCCCCATGCAGCGGGACCGGGAAACAAAACAAATATGGTTGTTAATCCCATGATGTTTAAAAGAGAAGCCCCCATTACAACTCCCAGGGTAGTTTCGGTGTTGGCTCCCCGTTGTTTCCAGCCGAGAGCTACCGGTACCGAACAGGCGCTGCACATCATAAGTGGAGCACCGAGCAAGCCTCCATAAGTTGATCCTTTGGTACCGCTTGAGTTCAGCAGCCTGCGAATCACTCCCTGAGGCAGAACCAGGCTGGTAATGGCACCTCCAATCAGAAAAGCAAAAGCCATTCCGATGGCGTTGTTGTCAGCCATATTAATACCTGTTGGAATCCACGAAAGCCAGTAGGGCCATCCGTCACGCGACATGATTT
The window above is part of the Rhodohalobacter sp. SW132 genome. Proteins encoded here:
- a CDS encoding permease; the encoded protein is MLRALFNKSAAGLRSIPKQTWFGIGITLFLWWIFMSYTRWPSVQEKSEILTVLATGAPNTFTEIMSRDGWPYWLSWIPTGINMADNNAIGMAFAFLIGGAITSLVLPQGVIRRLLNSSGTKGSTYGGLLGAPLMMCSACSVPVALGWKQRGANTETTLGVVMGASLLNIMGLTTIFVLFPGPAAWGRIVASVLLVVLFTPLIVKLAVQFSNRRSKLSAADYLEKQAAAAENQSCTILDTIEDNPGWTEAGLLALKNWWNSSLEIAYRLFIPMTGAMFLAAMIRLMLPPGAVETYLGSGFIAIVVLAAFGTLIAIPTLFEIPLVLGFLFIGMGMGPAAALLVTAPSVSIVTYFMLKKDVGHTAPLLLMGATFLMGVATGLTVEYLMTAYG